The Sinorhizobium meliloti genome includes a window with the following:
- the dinB gene encoding DNA polymerase IV, whose product MPVGGEPEEGDRSGGALAPTPGGRVRKIIHIDMDAFYASVEQRDNPELRGKPVAVGYPEARGVVAAASYEARKFGVHSAMPSVTAKRKCPDLIFVPHRFDVYRAVSRQIQAIFAEYTPLIEPLSLDEAYLDVTENLKGLRLATEIAEEIRTRIKAETHLTASAGVSYNKFLAKMASDQRKPDGLFVITPKRGPEFVQALPVKKFHGVGPATAEKMKRLGIETGADLKSRDLAFLQQHFGKSGPYFYWIARGIDEREVKPDRIRKSIGAEDTFREDVHDLETARAGLKPLIDKVWHYCEASGIRGKTMTLKVKWADFTQITRSKTIVAPIASVAEMREIAELLLSPIFPVPKGIRLLGVTLSSLDTVDDRSEPQLALAL is encoded by the coding sequence ATGCCGGTGGGCGGAGAGCCAGAGGAAGGTGACAGGAGCGGTGGGGCACTTGCCCCCACCCCCGGCGGCCGCGTTCGCAAAATCATCCATATCGACATGGACGCATTTTATGCTTCGGTTGAGCAGCGCGACAATCCGGAGCTTCGAGGCAAACCGGTCGCAGTCGGTTATCCGGAGGCGCGCGGGGTGGTGGCGGCCGCAAGCTACGAGGCGCGCAAGTTCGGCGTTCACTCGGCTATGCCCTCGGTGACGGCCAAGCGCAAATGTCCGGACCTGATCTTCGTTCCGCACCGCTTCGACGTCTACCGGGCCGTCTCGCGGCAAATCCAGGCGATCTTCGCCGAATACACGCCGTTGATCGAACCATTGTCGCTGGACGAGGCCTACCTCGACGTCACCGAGAACTTGAAGGGACTGAGGCTCGCAACCGAGATCGCCGAAGAGATTCGCACCAGGATCAAGGCCGAGACGCACCTCACGGCATCCGCCGGCGTCTCCTACAACAAGTTCCTTGCGAAGATGGCGTCGGATCAGCGCAAGCCCGATGGGTTGTTCGTCATCACGCCGAAGCGCGGTCCAGAATTCGTGCAGGCGCTTCCTGTCAAAAAGTTTCACGGCGTCGGACCGGCAACGGCCGAGAAGATGAAAAGGCTTGGGATCGAAACCGGCGCCGATCTCAAATCCCGTGATCTCGCCTTCCTTCAGCAGCATTTCGGCAAGTCGGGGCCGTATTTCTACTGGATCGCCCGCGGCATTGACGAGCGTGAGGTCAAGCCCGACCGCATCCGAAAATCGATCGGCGCCGAGGATACGTTTCGGGAGGATGTTCATGATCTTGAAACGGCCCGCGCGGGCCTCAAGCCTCTGATCGACAAGGTCTGGCACTATTGTGAAGCCAGCGGCATTCGCGGCAAGACCATGACACTGAAGGTGAAGTGGGCAGATTTCACGCAGATCACCAGAAGCAAGACCATCGTCGCGCCGATAGCGAGCGTCGCAGAAATGCGCGAAATCGCGGAGCTGCTCCTGTCACCAATCTTTCCAGTCCCAAAAGGCATTCGGTTGCTCGGGGTCACGCTCTCGTCTCTCGATACGGTGGACGATCGGAGCGAGCCGCAGCTCGCCCTGGCGCTGTGA
- a CDS encoding nuclear transport factor 2 family protein, which produces MIFSLMTDRLAGGGRKLLIASAVGASMGPAHADTIAPTADIEAQNITTVRAAFDKWRADGNIFAELLAPDVVWTIHGSAPVAGTYRGVEDFVERASAPLISRLATPLVPRVHHIWADGDTVIVRFDGSATTTSGAPYRNKFVWIFLMKNGAVVEAEAFLDLAAYHAVVDNNEPRSQ; this is translated from the coding sequence ATGATCTTTTCCTTAATGACAGATCGCCTCGCCGGCGGCGGCCGCAAGCTGCTGATCGCCTCGGCGGTTGGGGCCAGCATGGGACCGGCGCATGCCGATACCATCGCGCCAACGGCCGATATCGAGGCGCAGAATATAACCACCGTGCGCGCGGCATTCGATAAGTGGCGAGCAGACGGCAACATCTTTGCAGAGCTTCTCGCGCCAGATGTCGTCTGGACAATCCACGGTTCCGCTCCCGTGGCCGGCACTTACCGTGGCGTCGAGGATTTCGTCGAGCGGGCCTCGGCTCCCCTGATCAGCCGTCTCGCAACCCCTCTGGTGCCAAGGGTGCATCATATCTGGGCCGATGGAGACACGGTCATCGTCCGGTTCGACGGATCGGCAACCACGACTTCGGGAGCGCCTTACAGAAATAAGTTCGTCTGGATATTCCTGATGAAGAACGGAGCGGTGGTCGAGGCCGAAGCTTTTCTCGATCTCGCCGCCTATCACGCGGTTGTCGACAACAACGAGCCGCGTTCCCAATGA
- the paoC gene encoding aldehyde oxidoreductase molybdenum-binding subunit PaoC, whose translation MRFDTPATTNPIDQGKVIGKPITRIDGPLKTTGKAIYAYEWHDPNTRYAYGYIVGSAIAKGRIRSMDVAAARNAPGVIAVVTSDGVGELKKGKYNTAKLFGGTEIQHYHQAIAVVVAETFEEARAAAALVKVDYAEEKGAFDLAAAKDSAVEPEGGGDSGAGDFDAAFEAAPVKLDQIYTTPDQSHAMMEPHASIAAWNGDDLTVWTSSQMIDWWRTDLATTLGIDKDKVHLMSPFIGGGFGVKLFLRADAVLAALAAREAKRPVKVALPRPFLMNNTTHRPATIQRIRIGAGRDGKITAIAHESWSGDLPGGGPEVAVQQTRLLYAGENRMTAMRLATLDLPEGNAMRAPGEAPGMMALEIAIDEMAERLGLDPVEFRIINDTQVDPEKPERPFSHRNLVGCLRTGAERFGWRDRSKQPGARREGNWLIGMGVAAAFRNNLVLNSGARVRLDREGIVTVETDMTDIGTGSYTIIAQTAAEMLGVPIEKVAVSLGDSRFPVSSGSGGQFGGNCSTAGVYAACAKLREAVAQKLGFNSADDLIFAEGEVRSGDRRMPLAQAAGDEGLVAEDQIEFGDLTKTHQQSTFGAHFVEVAVDVATGETRIRRMLAVCAAGRILNPITARSQVIGAMTMGVGGALSEELVVDKERGFFVNHDLAAYEVPVHADIPHQEVVFLNETDPMSSPMKAKGIAELGICGVAAAVANAIYNATAIRVRQYPITLDKLINELPEIS comes from the coding sequence ATGAGATTCGACACACCAGCAACGACGAACCCGATTGATCAGGGCAAGGTAATCGGCAAGCCCATCACCCGCATCGACGGTCCGCTCAAGACCACCGGCAAAGCAATTTATGCCTATGAGTGGCATGATCCGAATACCCGCTATGCCTATGGCTATATCGTCGGTTCGGCAATCGCCAAGGGCCGGATCAGGTCGATGGATGTCGCGGCCGCGAGGAATGCTCCCGGCGTGATAGCGGTCGTCACCTCCGATGGCGTGGGGGAACTGAAGAAGGGCAAATATAACACCGCCAAGCTCTTCGGCGGCACCGAAATTCAGCACTACCACCAGGCGATCGCCGTCGTGGTCGCCGAAACATTCGAGGAGGCCCGCGCCGCCGCCGCGCTCGTCAAGGTCGATTATGCCGAGGAAAAAGGCGCCTTCGATCTGGCCGCGGCGAAGGACAGCGCTGTCGAGCCGGAAGGCGGCGGAGACTCCGGGGCGGGCGACTTTGATGCCGCCTTCGAAGCAGCCCCCGTCAAGTTAGACCAGATCTATACCACCCCGGACCAGTCGCATGCCATGATGGAGCCGCACGCTTCCATCGCCGCGTGGAACGGCGACGACCTGACGGTCTGGACATCGAGCCAGATGATCGACTGGTGGCGGACTGACCTCGCGACGACGCTTGGGATCGACAAGGACAAGGTGCATCTCATGTCGCCGTTCATTGGTGGAGGCTTCGGGGTGAAGCTGTTCCTGCGCGCGGATGCGGTGTTGGCGGCGCTTGCCGCGCGTGAAGCAAAGCGCCCCGTAAAGGTCGCCCTCCCCCGCCCCTTCCTGATGAACAACACCACACATCGCCCGGCGACGATCCAGAGGATCAGAATCGGTGCAGGGCGCGACGGCAAGATCACGGCGATCGCGCATGAAAGCTGGTCCGGGGACCTTCCGGGCGGTGGTCCCGAAGTGGCCGTCCAGCAGACTCGCCTGCTTTATGCCGGCGAGAACCGGATGACAGCCATGCGGCTTGCGACACTCGATCTTCCAGAAGGAAACGCGATGCGCGCTCCCGGCGAGGCGCCCGGCATGATGGCGCTGGAGATCGCCATCGACGAAATGGCCGAAAGGTTGGGTCTCGATCCCGTCGAATTCCGGATCATCAACGACACCCAGGTCGACCCGGAGAAGCCCGAACGGCCCTTCTCGCACCGCAATCTCGTCGGCTGCCTGCGCACCGGCGCGGAGCGCTTCGGCTGGCGAGACCGGAGCAAGCAACCTGGCGCTCGGCGCGAAGGAAACTGGCTGATCGGCATGGGAGTGGCCGCGGCCTTCCGCAACAATCTTGTGCTGAACTCCGGCGCCCGCGTCCGGCTCGACCGCGAGGGCATCGTCACCGTCGAGACCGATATGACCGATATCGGCACGGGCAGTTACACGATCATCGCCCAGACGGCGGCCGAAATGCTTGGTGTCCCGATCGAGAAGGTCGCCGTAAGCCTGGGAGATTCGCGCTTCCCTGTTTCCTCGGGTTCGGGCGGGCAGTTCGGAGGAAACTGCTCCACCGCCGGCGTATACGCGGCCTGCGCCAAGCTGCGGGAAGCCGTGGCGCAGAAGCTCGGTTTCAACAGCGCCGACGACCTGATCTTCGCAGAAGGTGAAGTCCGGTCGGGAGACCGGCGCATGCCGCTCGCGCAAGCTGCCGGCGATGAGGGGCTCGTGGCGGAGGACCAGATAGAATTTGGTGACCTCACCAAGACCCATCAGCAATCCACCTTCGGCGCTCATTTCGTCGAGGTCGCGGTCGATGTCGCAACAGGAGAGACACGGATCCGGCGAATGCTGGCGGTCTGCGCCGCCGGCCGGATCCTCAATCCGATCACCGCACGCAGCCAGGTGATCGGTGCGATGACAATGGGCGTCGGCGGCGCCCTGTCGGAGGAGCTCGTCGTCGACAAGGAGCGCGGCTTCTTCGTCAATCACGATCTCGCCGCTTACGAGGTGCCAGTGCACGCCGACATTCCGCATCAGGAGGTCGTCTTCCTCAACGAGACCGACCCGATGTCCTCGCCGATGAAGGCCAAGGGTATCGCCGAGCTCGGGATCTGCGGTGTCGCGGCAGCTGTCGCGAACGCTATCTACAATGCGACCGCCATAAGGGTACGGCAGTATCCCATCACGCTCGACAAGCTGATCAACGAGCTTCCGGAAATCAGCTAA
- a CDS encoding FAD binding domain-containing protein — protein sequence MKAFSYERVSSIEAAARAAAATDGAKFIAGGTNLLDLMKLEIETPTHLVDVNGLGLDRIEATREGGLRIGALVRNTDLAADERVRRDYALLSRALLAGASGQLRNRATTAGNLLQRTRCPYFYDTNQPCNKRQPGSGCSALAGFSRQLAVVGVSDACIASHPSDMAVAMRALDAVVETVRADGTTRSIPMGDLHRLPGDTPHIEHVLERGELITAVVLPKPAGGKQIYRKVRDRASYAFALVSVGAVVQPDGTGRVAVGGIAPKPWRDEAAEKELANGAKAVAAMLLAGARPTEQNAFKLTLVERALRAVLVEAKG from the coding sequence ATGAAAGCTTTCAGTTACGAGCGCGTCTCGTCGATCGAAGCGGCGGCGCGGGCCGCGGCCGCCACAGATGGCGCGAAATTCATCGCCGGCGGCACCAATCTCCTGGATCTGATGAAGCTGGAGATCGAGACGCCGACACATCTCGTAGATGTCAACGGACTGGGTCTGGACAGGATCGAAGCTACGCGGGAAGGGGGTCTGCGTATCGGCGCCCTGGTCCGCAATACGGATCTTGCCGCCGACGAACGGGTCCGCCGTGATTACGCTCTTCTGTCGCGCGCCCTGCTCGCGGGGGCATCGGGACAGTTGCGCAACAGGGCGACGACCGCGGGCAATCTGCTTCAACGCACCCGCTGTCCGTATTTCTACGATACCAACCAGCCGTGCAATAAGAGGCAACCGGGCAGCGGCTGTTCGGCTCTCGCCGGCTTCAGCCGCCAGCTTGCGGTGGTTGGCGTCAGCGATGCCTGCATTGCCAGCCACCCGAGCGACATGGCGGTCGCCATGCGCGCCCTCGACGCCGTCGTGGAGACCGTGCGAGCCGACGGCACGACGCGCAGCATCCCGATGGGAGATCTTCATCGCCTGCCCGGTGACACGCCGCATATCGAACATGTCCTTGAGCGAGGCGAGTTGATCACCGCGGTCGTCCTGCCGAAGCCGGCTGGCGGCAAGCAGATCTATCGCAAAGTTCGTGACCGGGCCTCCTACGCCTTTGCGCTCGTCTCCGTCGGCGCCGTCGTGCAGCCGGATGGGACTGGCCGCGTCGCCGTTGGCGGTATCGCGCCGAAACCATGGCGTGACGAGGCGGCCGAAAAGGAGCTGGCGAACGGAGCAAAGGCGGTGGCCGCAATGCTTCTTGCCGGTGCCCGCCCGACGGAACAGAACGCCTTCAAGCTCACGCTTGTCGAACGCGCGCTGCGCGCGGTTCTTGTCGAAGCGAAGGGATGA
- a CDS encoding SDR family oxidoreductase, whose amino-acid sequence MDKVILITGASSGIGEGIARELGAAGGKILLGARRQARIEAIATEIRDAGGTALAQVLDVTDRHSMAAFAQAAVDTWGRIDVLVNNAGVMPLSPLAAVKVDEWERMIDVNIKGVLWGIGAVLPIMEAQRSGQIINIGSIGALSVVPTAAVYCATKFAVRAISDGLRQESTNIRVTCVNPGVVESELAGTITHEETMAAMDTYRAIALQPADIARAVRQVIEAPQSVDTTEITIRPTASGN is encoded by the coding sequence GCGCCTCCAGCGGCATCGGCGAGGGCATCGCTCGAGAGCTTGGCGCCGCCGGTGGGAAAATATTGTTGGGTGCACGCCGCCAGGCCCGTATCGAGGCCATTGCCACGGAGATTCGAGACGCAGGAGGTACCGCCCTGGCGCAGGTGCTGGACGTGACCGACCGTCACTCCATGGCAGCCTTTGCGCAGGCCGCGGTCGACACTTGGGGACGCATCGACGTCCTGGTGAACAATGCCGGCGTCATGCCGCTCTCGCCGCTTGCCGCAGTTAAGGTGGACGAGTGGGAGCGCATGATCGACGTGAACATCAAGGGCGTGCTTTGGGGCATCGGGGCCGTATTGCCAATCATGGAGGCACAGCGTAGCGGGCAGATCATCAATATCGGCTCGATCGGAGCGCTGTCGGTCGTACCCACAGCCGCGGTATATTGCGCAACGAAGTTCGCAGTCCGCGCGATCTCTGACGGACTGCGCCAGGAGAGTACCAATATCCGCGTCACCTGCGTCAATCCCGGCGTCGTCGAAAGCGAACTTGCTGGAACCATCACCCACGAGGAGACCATGGCGGCGATGGACACCTATCGCGCCATCGCGCTTCAGCCTGCCGACATCGCCCGTGCGGTCCGGCAGGTGATCGAGGCCCCGCAGAGCGTGGACACCACCGAGATCACGATCAGACCGACCGCATCGGGCAATTGA
- the paoA gene encoding aldehyde dehydrogenase iron-sulfur subunit PaoA, producing MQSPGALEISRRDLLAASAATVTVVSAHSLGHAQTNASTAPQSTKVTFTVNDERRELQLDNRTTLLDALREHLHLTGTKKGCDHGQCGACTVLIEGRRVNACLTLAIMHEGDSITTLEGLGQPENLHPMQAAFVKHDGFQCGYCTPGQICSSVAMLNEIKANIPSHVTVDLTAPAEITPAEIRERMSGNICRCGAYSNIVEAITEVAGRKA from the coding sequence ATGCAAAGTCCTGGCGCACTTGAAATCTCGCGGCGCGACCTGCTCGCCGCCTCGGCCGCTACCGTGACAGTGGTGAGCGCACACTCGCTCGGTCACGCGCAGACCAATGCCTCCACCGCACCCCAGAGCACGAAGGTCACATTCACGGTGAACGACGAACGCCGGGAGCTTCAGCTCGATAACCGAACGACGCTTCTCGACGCGCTGCGCGAGCATCTGCATTTGACGGGTACCAAGAAGGGGTGCGACCACGGTCAGTGCGGAGCGTGCACGGTTCTCATTGAAGGCCGCCGCGTCAACGCGTGCCTGACGCTCGCCATCATGCACGAGGGCGACAGCATCACCACGCTCGAAGGCTTGGGGCAGCCGGAGAACCTCCATCCGATGCAGGCCGCCTTTGTCAAACACGACGGGTTCCAGTGTGGCTACTGCACGCCCGGCCAGATCTGTTCCTCCGTTGCAATGCTCAATGAAATCAAGGCCAATATTCCAAGCCATGTGACCGTGGATCTCACGGCGCCGGCCGAAATCACGCCCGCCGAGATCCGCGAGCGCATGAGCGGCAATATCTGTCGTTGCGGCGCCTATTCGAACATCGTCGAAGCCATCACAGAAGTCGCTGGGAGGAAGGCATGA
- a CDS encoding Atu4866 domain-containing protein: MTAGRGRNRNVCFGPAQPQHNPAITDHEEIAVQRTFATLMTAALLCQSVKAEEAEMQANHPYVGLWVTEDSYIRHELLPNGRYIEARGTRERAYEGRYQVMGTHIDYWDDTGFTADGDFIDGVLHHAGMIFSRGRRTGKP; this comes from the coding sequence ATGACCGCTGGTCGGGGCCGGAACCGAAATGTCTGTTTCGGCCCTGCGCAGCCGCAGCATAATCCCGCAATCACCGATCACGAGGAGATCGCCGTGCAGCGTACCTTTGCGACCTTGATGACCGCCGCACTCCTATGCCAATCCGTAAAAGCCGAGGAAGCCGAAATGCAGGCCAATCACCCCTATGTCGGCCTTTGGGTCACAGAAGACAGTTACATCCGCCATGAGCTCCTGCCGAATGGTCGCTATATCGAGGCCCGCGGTACGCGTGAGCGCGCCTATGAGGGACGCTACCAAGTGATGGGCACGCATATCGATTATTGGGACGATACCGGCTTTACCGCGGATGGAGATTTTATCGACGGCGTTCTGCATCACGCCGGTATGATCTTCTCTCGCGGGCGCCGGACGGGGAAACCATGA
- a CDS encoding class I SAM-dependent methyltransferase, giving the protein MRFPSVNGPAFTAAHASSYVEGTSRKVPGLAALHRMTSMLVAERAPVQARVLVLGAGGGMELKALADENSDWSFCGIDPSADMLRVAEQTVGPHLPRVHLQQGYIGAAPEGPFDAAVCLLTLHFVGRAQRLDTLEQIRRRLVPGAPFVVAHISFPQSEPERSTWIARHVAFGGTASGEAESARQAIATKLSVLSPEEDEAVLRKAGFSDVRLFYAAMTFRGWVGYA; this is encoded by the coding sequence ATGAGATTTCCCAGCGTCAATGGTCCAGCTTTTACCGCGGCGCATGCCAGTTCGTACGTCGAAGGGACGTCGAGGAAAGTACCTGGGTTGGCCGCTCTCCATCGCATGACGTCGATGTTGGTCGCGGAACGTGCGCCGGTGCAAGCGCGAGTTTTGGTGCTCGGCGCCGGCGGCGGTATGGAGCTCAAAGCTCTCGCCGACGAGAATTCAGATTGGAGTTTTTGCGGCATTGACCCGTCGGCGGACATGCTTCGTGTCGCAGAACAGACGGTGGGACCCCATTTGCCGCGTGTCCATCTGCAGCAGGGCTACATAGGCGCCGCACCGGAGGGGCCGTTCGACGCGGCTGTCTGCCTGCTCACGCTCCACTTTGTTGGTCGCGCTCAACGTCTCGACACACTCGAACAGATTCGTCGCCGTTTGGTGCCGGGCGCTCCGTTCGTCGTCGCGCACATTAGTTTCCCGCAATCGGAACCCGAGCGCTCGACCTGGATCGCCCGTCACGTCGCGTTCGGCGGAACAGCCTCCGGCGAAGCTGAAAGTGCAAGACAGGCGATCGCCACGAAGTTATCGGTTCTCTCGCCAGAGGAGGACGAGGCGGTGCTTCGCAAGGCGGGCTTCTCGGATGTTCGCTTGTTCTATGCGGCTATGACCTTCAGGGGCTGGGTGGGATACGCCTGA